A genomic stretch from Bosea sp. F3-2 includes:
- a CDS encoding HU family DNA-binding protein, with the protein MTKNELIAAIADETGKTKADVSAILASLGATVAKTLKQGDDVTLGGIGKLSAAKREAREARNPSTGATIKVPAKTVVKFKVTKDLADAVA; encoded by the coding sequence ATGACCAAGAACGAACTGATCGCCGCCATCGCTGACGAGACCGGCAAGACCAAGGCGGACGTCTCCGCCATCCTGGCCTCTCTCGGCGCGACCGTCGCCAAGACCCTCAAGCAGGGCGACGACGTCACGCTCGGCGGCATCGGCAAGCTCTCCGCCGCCAAGCGCGAGGCCCGCGAGGCCCGCAACCCGTCGACCGGCGCGACCATCAAGGTTCCGGCCAAGACCGTCGTGAAGTTCAAGGTCACCAAGGACCTCGCCGACGCGGTGGCGTAA
- a CDS encoding BMP family ABC transporter substrate-binding protein → MTSIITRRRLTFGAAAASTLPILGRSASAQSPLGVGFIYVGPIGDHGYTWTHDQGRLALEKEYGSKIKTSFIENVAEGPDAARALRQLAQANNQLIFATSFGFMNPTIQVAKQFPKIKFEHATGYMRAENVATYNARFYEGRAVIGTIAGHMSKTGQAGYVASFPIPEVVMGINAFHLAARKVNPNFKTKVVWCSTWYDPAKEADAAKALIDQGADMITQHTDSAAPLQAAEQRGVFAFGQASDMKAFAPKAHLSAIVDDWSGYYIKRVKDVMDGTWKTGDVWGGIKDGFVKLAPYNDAITPAARAAADEVTKGIAAGTLHPFTGELKDQKGEVRLKAGEKASDEMLSKMDWYVDGIQA, encoded by the coding sequence ATGACCAGCATCATCACCCGCCGCAGGCTGACCTTCGGCGCAGCCGCCGCCTCCACCCTGCCGATCCTCGGCCGCAGCGCCTCGGCGCAGTCGCCGCTCGGCGTCGGCTTCATCTATGTCGGCCCGATCGGCGACCATGGCTACACCTGGACGCATGACCAGGGCCGGCTCGCGCTCGAAAAGGAATACGGCTCGAAGATCAAGACCAGCTTCATCGAGAACGTCGCCGAAGGTCCGGATGCGGCCCGCGCGCTGCGCCAGCTCGCCCAGGCCAACAACCAGCTGATCTTCGCGACTTCCTTCGGCTTCATGAACCCGACGATCCAGGTCGCCAAGCAGTTCCCGAAGATCAAGTTCGAGCACGCCACCGGCTATATGCGCGCCGAGAACGTCGCCACCTACAATGCGCGCTTCTATGAGGGCCGCGCCGTGATCGGCACCATCGCCGGCCACATGTCGAAGACGGGCCAGGCCGGCTATGTCGCCTCCTTCCCGATCCCGGAGGTGGTGATGGGCATCAACGCCTTCCACCTCGCGGCTCGCAAGGTGAACCCGAACTTCAAGACCAAGGTCGTCTGGTGCTCGACCTGGTACGACCCCGCCAAGGAGGCCGACGCCGCCAAGGCGCTGATCGACCAGGGCGCCGACATGATCACCCAGCACACCGACTCGGCGGCGCCGCTGCAGGCGGCCGAGCAGCGCGGCGTCTTCGCCTTCGGTCAGGCGTCCGACATGAAGGCCTTCGCGCCGAAGGCCCACCTCTCCGCCATCGTCGACGACTGGTCGGGCTACTACATCAAGCGCGTCAAGGACGTGATGGACGGCACCTGGAAGACCGGCGACGTCTGGGGCGGCATCAAGGACGGCTTCGTGAAGCTCGCGCCCTACAATGACGCGATCACCCCGGCCGCGCGCGCCGCTGCGGACGAAGTGACCAAGGGCATCGCCGCCGGCACGCTGCACCCCTTCACCGGCGAACTGAAGGACCAGAAGGGCGAGGTTCGTCTCAAGGCCGGCGAGAAGGCCAGCGACGAGATGCTCTCCAAGATGGACTGGTACGTCGACGGCATCCAGGCCTGA